The nucleotide window GATTCATAGTGATTTGGGGCAGTAGGCTATGGTGGCCACTCATGCTTATTTTCTCAAATGCGGTGCTTGACTGCGACTCCTCTTAAGAGAATCCGGCCCACGCAGCGCCCCCTGGCTGCCCCCGAAATGCCCCCCAGTAGGACACTGGGGGCATTTCGTATTTCACATTGACACACGAATCCACAGTAACAAAATATCTTGCTGAACTTGGCATTTGGTAAATATAATTTTCCATCTAAGTACATTTCTCCCCAACTAATCACCCAAGAcagcaaataaacaaataaatcatTCCACTTCACCTTGAAAAAGTGAGGgattgcagaaaaaaaaaaaatgctgcaaACTATAGAGTTAAAGCTGATTTGAAAATGTTCTTGTACTGATTATAAGCTGTCTTAGGCGAAGAATAGTCCCTTTTGCTCTGACCCTtctttcaaaaagaaaagagacagaaaacaaacaataacaaaaaaaaaaaattgtctaaCAAAATTTGCCTCCGTTTGCCTTGGGTGGTCCATGTCActatccccccacacacacacacacacacacccctctctcacacacacacacacgcatatacacacacacacacacaacaaggagCATTACCAGACTGATTGTGTCGTTAGCTTCGGGAGGGTATGAGGCATGTGGGGTTCAACTCTCCTCACTGCCTTATGGTGGGCCAAGGGGATTCATCGGTGTGTGGGATGTGGCGCATGTTAAAGGACCTGATTTCATTcagaggtggtggtgtgtgtgagagtatgtctcAGTTCCACCTACAGGCTCCATAGAGTCCCTGGGAAgatgggagggggtgggggggtgcagaAGGGAGGAGGTCTGAGCGCATGGTTTTTCAGGGGGTGCATTAGCGCTTTAGCACTGGGGGGGTGGGGAAGGGACGGGACTGGGCTGGTGGTGGGGCTAGCTCAGGCGGTCTCCGACGCCTCGATGGGCTGCGACGTCACCATGTGCTCGGGTTTGTTCCCGATGCTGTGGTGCTCCCACATCTGCAGGTAGAGCTTCTCCAGGTCTATGGTGTACTGCTTGGTGTTGAACAGCGGGCTGCACACTCGCTGCTTCCATACGCGGCCACGCACCTTCTTCAGgctggggtgggagagagagagagggcggttTAACAGGGGAAGAAAGCAATAAAGCCAACTCGACAAAGAGCATTTTGGCTTAAAATGTCGTCATGTCTTGGATGTGCAGACTTTTTCTAGTGTCATGACCCAAAGCAAACAACAACATATAAATCACTTTCATCCTACTAGTCTGAACATTACGGATATGAAAATCCAACCATCCACACACTGAGACAATTAGAGGTACTCACTATTCCATGTCTGTGCCCAGTTTTACGGCCACGTCCTCGTACTCCTGTCGACTCTGAGCGATGAGCTCTAGGCAGCCCAGACAGGTGAGCTGGGAAGCAGCCACGCGCGACGCAAGAGTCTCTCCTGAAACATGAAGACGACAGCTCAATGTGAGGATACACTTATTCCACTCTGCTCACACATatttcaacacccccccccccccgatcttATTTCTTATAAACATTAGCAATCAAAACACTGTAATGCCCAGGTAATGGAAACCCTGAAACATATACACAGCTTAATACAGATAGACCTCTGAAATTTGCCTACCTAAAAAGAAccaaaagctgccatctttgcccatataaggaggaGATCCGGATCTCCTTATGTGGCCAAAGATGGCAGATTTGGAAccttttgtaggcgaacttcagaggtctattacaTAACAATCTCTATTGCCACAGTGATGCCACTGACCAGGCATGGTGACCATGGGGGTGCCGGCCCACAGCACGTCCATGCCGGTGGTGTGTCCGTTGCAGAGGGGCGTGTCCAAGCAGACGTCGGCCAGCTGCCCACGCCTGACGTGCTCCTCCTTGGGTGCCACGGGCGAGAAGATGATGCGTGCGGCCGGCAGGCCCATGTTCTGGGCGTACTGCTGGATGTTGGGCTCGCCAACCGCAGGGAAGCGCAGCAGCCACAGGACACTGTTGGGCACGCGCTTCAGGATCTACGGAGGAGAGCAGGGCAGAGGGGACGACAGGGAAGAGACAAGAAAAAAGTATAGGAGGAAAGCACAAGACAATACAACATTAAGcatttacaaaaacaaaaacaaatgtggaTACAAAAAAATTTGATGACAGAGAAAAATCAGTAATGGACACTCACATTGGCCCACATCTGCAGGGTCGGTGGGTCAATCTTGTAGAGCTGGTTGAAGTTGCAGTAGACGATCGAGTCTTCCGGAAGGCCGTACTGGGAGCGTGTCGTCACGGTGATGGTGCGTGGCACCTCCTCTCCAGTGGCTGCCTTGTTGTTGATCTGAACAGAAGCGAGCCAAAAGCAGAGAAATTAGCATGAAGGCTGGAGCAAGAGAGGAACATCAGCAAATGCTTGCTTTACaaagggacaaaaaaaaaaaaaaaagcaacaaaacTAGCAATTCAATGTCCATTTCACTAGTGCCACCCCAGTGCCGGGTCTTGCGTCCTGTTGTGCCCATTATGTCACCCTTTGACCAAACACACGTTCATCACACCACCAGTCAGATGGGGCCGTAATTTGCCGAATGTGTTTTTATCCACATCCAGTTGATGTGACACATCTGCCCCTTTAACCCCAGAAGCCCTCACAGTGCTGTACCTGCAGCACTACAGTGCCATTCACCACCATCTCCTCCACTGCTGAGGCCTGCAAAGAGCAACAGGGCCGTGTGAAGGGGGGCCTGGAGAGGCAGCCACCTCGCCCCCAGTAGAGGAACTTGCCCCCACATTAAGGTGAGGATGGTAGGGTTAAAGTGGGCAGGACCACAGTTCATGACCATCACTCAAACTCAAACAACTAACAGAGCCTCTCAAGtccaccccctcccctgaaATGTCCCTGAACGGTCACACAGATGCAGGATCCGCAGACTACTTAGTGTGCTTTACACCCTGAGGAaagagacaagtgtgtgtgcgtttgtgtgtttgtgtggggagggggggggttaccTGTGTAGTGGCCAGGCCATTGCTGACGGTGAAGCCGTTGATAGTGACTTGGATCTGTCCCTGGTTGATCATGTTGATGATTGCCTCGGCTGCGGTGTTCATGGGGATAACTGGCATAGAGATGGCAGCGTTGTTGTCTGTGGTTTCCTGGCCATCACACTCCATCTGCTGGGACGATGGCCATAAGTACATTTATGGTGAGAAAATACCGTTTGCAATTAAAGTTTCTAAATTCTTCTGAGAACACCACTACCACTGATCAAAATTCAAGAAGCCGTTCATTAATTACAAAACCACTTCCTTCACACTTTATATTTTAGATTTGCTTTCAATGTTAAATATTAACCCTTACTTTTAAGTAATGCACACAACAATGTATGGCTTATTTGTAATGGTTATGgatacgcttttgtccaaagcgacattgttttgtatttgtatataatatttacatttaacagggaacaaattAAGATGTTGGTCAAACGAGAATAGCAATacataatagtaatagtaatgcATAGCTTTGTTCTAGTTATCTAGTCATGATGAGAAAGCTCAAGTTGAACTGAGAGAGGATTGTTTCTCAAACCTTGACTACTTTGACATCAGGCAGACTGTCCAGGAAGGCCTTCAGATCAATGCCGTTCAGCACAATGCGGTTGTCGAAGATGTGACCATTGGACTTGAAGTCAATAACAGCCTTTTTCTacattgacaaaaaagaaagattttcaaTTAAAAACCACCGAAAGCTTTGTGCAACCATCATCATTTATCTTCATCTTATGGTTAATCAGAAACATGTCTGAAAGTATAGATATATGCGTTGAATGTATGCATGTTTTGCTGTGTGCAGTGCAtatctgtgcatatgtgtgtgtgtgtgtgtgtgtgtgtgtgtgtgtgtgtgtgtgtgtgtgtctgtgcacctgAATTCTTACCTTGAGGTGTGGGAACATGTTGGCGTGGTCGCCGATGAAGAAGGTGTTGGGCATGTAGGCCAGCTTCTCCGAGTACTGCTCAGCCACCTCCAGTGGAGAAGTGTCCTTGTCTGTGACGATGTAGTCCATGAAGGGGGCGCCGCTGGTGCCAGGGTAGCCCAGCCACATGGCCtatgggaggggagaggaaggttAAAGCTCTGACTCCGTACCAGCACAAATATGTGCTGAGAACGCTCCCAGCAGCATCTAATCTTCTTTGCTTGAGGGAAGTGGATTAGACTCAGTGGATGGAATCGCAAGCAGATGTATATATTCTTGAGCCAAAGTTTTATGAATGTGCATTGAATGTGTGACTGAGCTGAATGGAAACCCAGCTAATGAACTAAAGTAATTGTTATGAACtccaatgtttttatttattgcaaattctagaatgacagaaaaaaaaactactcTTCAAAGGGCTATGAGTGATGTACGGGTCAGTCACTGTTAACACCGGAATCTAGGAGCACTACAGAGGACCAATTTCTCAAGCCTCGAAAAGGCAGTCAGAGGTGActatgcaggacacacacaaatacacacacacacacacacacacacacacacacacctggatggGAGCTGGGCGCAGGGCGAAGAGCTCGTTACGGGCTCCTTTGGTGTAGCCATTCATGTTGACGAGGATGTGGATTCCATCCTGGTGGATGCGGTCAGCTGCTTTTCCATTGCATGGAATCTGAAGGGAAACAAGAGGAAGATTTGCCTGAGGAGCAAGCAATGTGTGAGCGAGACAAACGAAACTGTGGGAGTGTACAGCTGACACGGACGTGGCGATCTTTATGTTTTGCGTGACCGTACACTACACATCCACAACAAGTTGTCAATGTGTGAGATTGACAGTGTatttgtacatatgtgtgtgtgcgcgcgcgcgcgcgcgcgcgcttgTGCTAAAGGTGTACCTGGGAGAGGTCTGTGAAGTGGTTGGTCTCGGCCATAACTTTGACTCTGAAGTTAGTGCTGTCATCAGGGCTCAGGGCATAGCAGAAGACCTGCAAACAAGACAACACACAGTTAACACCAGAAAACACACAGGTGTGCTTTGATAATGAACCTTCAAAAAAGCAGTGTTAGCAATGCAAATAATCAAATAATAGCCAAATAACACTGTGGGTTATTCACACAATATTTTAAACTATCCGTATGCACAACCCTACACAAGACTTTATTTTACCCGTGTGCAAAACCTACAAAATCATTGTGCTACTTGTAGTACATATTTGGTCACTAGGCGCAATAAAATACCAGTTTCATAGAGCTGTACTGTGATACATGAGTGAACACAGTCCCCAGTCACAAACTGCAGGCCTCACCTCAAACTTCTCAGGGTTGTGCATGCCGGGGATGGACTGCATGAGGTGAGAGGTGGGGTGGTTGCCGAAGTCAGAGCTGACGTAGCCCAGTCTCAGGCGGCCGTTGCTGGCCTTCAGGTCCTTGGGGTGCTCGTAGGGTGGCTTGTGCAGAGCATTAATCTACAAAGACGCCGAGAGACAAGAGAGGAAGGGCTGAGAGCTGGACAGAAAAGTGTTCATGGTACACTTGGGTGTACCCACCCATGGTTCATGGGTTCATGGGAATCACAGTCACTCACCAGACAGGTATTTTTCTTGTTTAATTTTTAAAAATTTGGGCTTTTGCCTTTATATCAACTactgcagtgcccgttcaaacatgctattcctttaGAAACCCCATAGCCCAAATACATGCccgcaggtaggcctgctttaaaaaagGAAGGCAGCTAGAATGATGCTTTTccctaagcattcaataatgaatactgaatataataaatgtgcagtgagcagagtttaagcatggctgcatgtgatattttttacagattttgagttaaggctatacTTGTTGAAAAACAATATCTGGTAGCCTACTCGTTGTCTGTAGTTGATCAAAATGACTAAAGCTAAAGTCTAAAgctttgagttaaggctatatgGTTAGCCtgttgaataacttgatgactAGTGTGCGAGAGGGGAGGGGTAATGGCCAGCGGCTAGAGCGgcaaaagccaatgtgtgcttcatttaccgatatatttaacagtgtgttttgcatttcttataccaacgtcaaacttggcactgcacttactcgtccccgtagcaagacacctgccaagtttgaaatcaatcgGACGAATGGTTCGACAGAtatgtgacacacacaaacacgcacacacagacagacacagacgttcctgtaatttatagataggtcagtggagagagagaggaattgagtggaaaggagagatggagtgggaaCGGGACATGATGTAATCTGCATTTACCAACATTGATTTGAAGTACAGAACACATACACTGGTGTCCAAATGCGTTAACATTTCAGCTGTGACCTTAGCCTTGCTGGTGCCTGCCAGGGGAGCCTCGGGAACATGTGACGCCCCAGCAGCATAAACTCGAGCGCTAAATGCAACCGGAGCCCCTGGGGCGAGGTGCTACACTTCCTCAGAGCACCATCTGCCAAATGGAAAGGCAATCTCCTGATATCCTATGACCACTGGTACACTGGAGCGTCTCATTCCATCTTCCCAATATGGCAGGCACCATCTCTTCCCCTCAGCTGCTTGAGTTTAACTCACTAAGGAAAATGATTTTCATAGTCCAACAGAGCAgttgaggcagtgtgtgtgtgtaccttgtcgAGGCAGAGGTTGCCGTGACGTTCTGCGATGGCCTTGCGGAAGCCGTGCGATAGTGGGTAGAGCATGCTGTGGTGGGGGTGCACCGAGGGCAGCCGGTTCTTGTCCAGCTGGTCCGCCACGATGCTCACCAGCTTCTTCATGCGCTCATCGTAATCGGTCCAGTCACACAcaatctgtacacacacacagaaaaggttAGTTTGAAAAAAACACAAGGCTACAGCCATTTTATATGATGGAGGCCATTATtttaaaagagaaaataaactgGTTGGCTATTTTCTACCAGTACAGTGAAGaggaaatgtaacaaaataagaCAAGAACAAGAATTTCAAGATTGAACCATGgtgctgagagacagagagggaagttAGCCAACAGCAGACCATTCCATGCTAAATCTGAATCCTCAAAATGGAATATTTTCATGACTATCAATTAATAACACAGAATGCTTATCTCATCAATTTTAAGAGATATCAATTGGCTTTCAGTTAGTAGCTGACGAAACCTCTAAGAAACAGCCAAAGAGCCATATCCAATTAGCAGTGAGCAGGTCTGACCTGCAGGCAGTGGGCCAGGTTGCAGTAGGCATCAGGGAAGTCAGGTTTCAGCTTCAGCGCCGTGCGGTACGACGCAATGGCCTCTGGGATGTTGCCAGAGTCCTGCACACAAACGAGGAGAAATGTGATCaataaacaaatataaacacTAGAAATGTGATCAATAAGCAAATATAAACACTAGAAAAGTGATCAATGAACAAACATAAAGACTCAGAGCACATCTTTACTCAACCCTAAATATCAGAAACTGGAACTCTACACAGTGAGTGTGGCAGATATGAAAGCAACCaggcctgactgtgtgtgtgtgtgtgtgcgtgtgtgcgtgcatgtgagtatgtgtgtgtgtgtgaatgtgtgtgtgtgtgtgtatatatgtgtgaatgtgtatgtgtgtgtgaatgcgcaTGTGTGAatgcgtacagtatgtgtgtgaatgtgtacagtatgtgtgtgaatgcgtacAGTATGCATGTGAATGCGTACAGTATGCGCGTATGTGTGTCACCTTGTGGATGGAGGCCAGGTTGCTGTGTGCGTCAGCGAAGGCGGGGTTGATCTGGATGGCACGTGTGTAGCACTGCAGCGCTCCCTGCACGTCCTGCATCTCCTTCAGGGTGTTGCCCATGTTGGAGTAGGCATCCGCAAACGTGGGGCTGATCCTGGATCAGAAGGGACGGAATGccgttttacacacacattttaaaaaaagtcaAGAGTTCACAGAAATAATCAACCTCTATTAGGATGATTGCAAGGAGGTAGAAATATGTCCGTAGGTTATTTTGACAGTGGAAGGGTACATTGCATCTTCTTTCACAGGAGGAGGTGATGTGCTCAGTGTtgaaatgatgatgatgatgatgatgtgataAGGTTACCTGATGGCCTCCTTGTAGTGCATCAGTGCCTCCTGCAGCTTACCCTGCTGCTGGAGCACACTGGCCAGGTTGGAGTGGGCTGCAGCAAACTCTGGgaacacctgaacacacacacacacacacacagtgtgtcacTACCACTGATACTGATTCCGATTCCATCTACCTCTTTTCATGACTACTCTTGTACCTAAAAACTGGAGCCAGGGTTTTGACCCTAATCTGTCACCAAGCTCCACTTATGGTATCAAATCATGTTCCCTTATGTTAGGCAGGATAAACTCTTCCGCCTAAGCTCATCATAAAATCAATTATTCCTAAGCTCATCGTTTGTCTCCAGGGATTTTCTAAAGAACTAGgccattttgtttatgtaacaAAAACCTCAAAGTAGTATTGGTTAACATATCTGCCAAAGAGAGGACCGGCCTGCATAGTGCGCCGCCATTTGGCAGTCAGGTGACCTATTTCCCCTTCAGGTCTCTCACCTCCAGGGCCTTCCTGTAGAGCTGCACTGCCTCCTCAATGTTGCCCTGCTCACGCTTGATGTTGGCCAGATTGTTGAGGGAATCAGCGTGGGTTGGGCATAAGCGCAAGGCTGTGTTGTAGCATTCCTCTGCTTCAGACacctacagaacacacacacacaacttcattATAACCAACATCTAAGGACCACTCTGTTTTGTTAAGACCTAAGCTCTTTAACTGTCCTAAAAAGAAAGTTAGGTAGGTTTAAGGTAAGAGTTAGGTAAGGTAGGTCTATGCATCTGGCAAGGCCACAAAACAATACCGATCAGTACCAAATGACAAAGTTGCTGCTAGGCCCAGTCatggacaaacaaacacacacaaacaaacaacgaAGATGCTTACATTGCCCTTCTCTTTAAGAGCATTGGCCAGGTTGCAGTAGGCATCTGGGAAATGTGGCTGCAGCTCGATGGCCCTGCGGTAAGTGTCGATGGCCAGGTCGATCAGACCCTGCTCGTAGTACACACATGCCAGGTTGCCGTGGACCACCGCATGGTTGGGGCTCAGGCTGAGGGCCCGCAGGTAGCCAGCAACagctctggagagagagaatgtgtgagagaaagaaagaaagaaagaaagaaagaaagaaagaaagaaagaaaataagagagaggaagggtggGTTAAGGAGAATCCAGGTTGTTCAGCAATGCACATTCAGTGACTGGACTAATAATATTAACAAcagtattaataataaaaataataataataaataatcatcatcatcatcatcatcatcatcatcatcacataaAGGGATTCAGTTCATTGTACCACCAAACCTTAATCTACTGTATTTTGGACAGCACCAGGAAATTAAAGACCTTACCTATCAAATATACGAGCCTCTTTCAAGACATTTCCCAAGTTAATGTAGGCATCCAAGAAGTTAGGATCAAGAGTTACAGCCTAGGGGgaaacaatatatttttttaacatCGATTTCTGAAGTAAACAATAGGCATACGTGATAAGATTTGGGTCAATAATTGTTCACTGTCACACAACCGATAAACCTGCCCAGTATTCTTAATCATGAAAATGTCTGTGCCTTCTCACCTTCTCAAAGTGATGTATAGCCAACCAGATCTCTCCCTGGGCGTTGAACACACAGCCCAGGTTACTCCAAGCTACGGCAAAGTTGGGCTGGGTCTCAATAGCCTTCAGATAGCACGCCTTCAGAAAGAACAACCAGAGCCagggacaggaggagaggaggaggaggaggagaagaacgaTAGAACAGAAGAgacaagaggaggaggggaaggaaagatgggaggaggaggggtagtagtaaaaataaaatgaaaataaaaaaagataagaGTGAATAAAAccaaaagaaataaagaaaaaaaggggaggggggcagagaggaACAGTGTTAGTGTTCGTCCCAGCTAAGGCAAAAGGTGAGCCTGCAGTGTGGGCCAGCTTGCGCAAGTGTGTTGTCTGCCGCGCGAAAGCTGCACGCTTGTGTCCCTGCGCTGCGCGGATCCGACCATCACACACGCCCCACCCCCACATTCCACAGTTAGGACCCCCTTGCTCACTGCACagagcaaatgcacacacacgtgtgtgcgtgtgtgtgtgcgtgtgtgagacaCACAGGAGGGTGCCCACTGGTTAAAAACTCAAAAACAGCCAAGGTTGTGTGAGAAACACAACTCGAGCCATTACAGCAAATTTATAATGTATAATTTAGCTGATATTAGAAAGCTTATCAAAGCCAAAACTGGCATGCTAGTTCATCTCTGATTAAGGCTGTTTAGGAGCGTTCTTATGTGGGCTCTTGTACTAAACCTTGAATGCGGGGGGTGAGAATGGGTGGAGGTCCCTGTAAAGCGAGCGCTGTGAGCCCAGTCCCCTCCCAGCCTGTAGGAGGGGTTAAAGGGCGTTGCTATGACGCTGGCGCGCAACGCTGGCGCGGCCGCACGCGCTTGGACCTGCTGCTGCGTCGGTCACCTGGCTGAGTGTCCCTCTCGCGTGCGCCAACACCGGCTCCCTGGGCCCGCCACATACCCCCAACACTGGTCGGCCAGATGACTCCCTGGCCCCCAAAACCAGACTGGCACACTCCACGACACCCCCACTCGCCTCAAGGTGCAAAAaataaacccacacacaccatgaggAGCTAACTAacaaatgtgcacatgtgtgtgtgtgtgtgtggctaagtGTATTTGGATCTTGGTTATCTAGGCTAGAGCTGGGTGGGCCTTTCAGGGTGCCAAGCTGGTGGGGGGAGGATGCTTTATCAGGCCAGGGGGGGCATGCTGCGGACAGGCCGGGTGGAGTGGAAGTGTGCAGAGGGTCGGGGAGGGGGGTTTTGGATGGAGGAgggtgagggggtgggttcTCGCTGGGACTTCACGGGGGCGAGGTTGGCGAGCGTGCGCGCGCCTCTGTGTGGCACCAGAGGGTCGCCGGCGCGGCCCATGCGCACTGCAGACCCACGGCGCGTGCTGCTGCACCGCTGCTTCGGCACACAACGCAGCGGCGGTGGCGGGAGCAGCTCCAACCAGCCCAGAAGAAAAAATACAAATCATAATCAtacaccaaacaaacaaacaaacaaggcaaaACAGATCAACAGGAGGAAATCATCAACAAGTAAGAGAGTTAGAGGGATTCTtacttttgctttttttttgtgctTAGCTCGTTTGGAGCTAAACTGCATCCAATCCATTTTtaaatttttgtttttttttctcccttcttATTTTTGTTACATTGTTCTCTTCAACAAGCTTCAGCAAGAGGGCCGATGTTACTTTGTTTTGCAAAGTTACTTATTTGTCCATTTACTTGTTTCTCCTTGTTATTAGTAAATGCTTTCTTCCAAAGTAAGCCACAAGACAGCAGAAGTCAGCCATTTTTTTTTGCGTGTTCTACTCTTTTCTCGCTTCTCTCTTTATCCTCTTAAGTTCTTTTCTCTTTAGTTCTTGCTTTTTTTTGCTGGCAGTTACAAACCCGTTACCATATTTTGGGACTGTGTCATGGGCAGCCGCTGCAGTGGGGGGAGGTGAGGGCTGTTGGTGGCCTACTGACGCTCCGGAGCACCACCCCTGAGCTGGAGGAAGAGGCCACCACACCTGAAACCTTCTAAATAACAATATCAGTCGTGGAAACCAAAAGAGACAAAATAAGAAGAAAAGATCGTTAGTAAAAGTTGACAATTTAT belongs to Alosa sapidissima isolate fAloSap1 chromosome 20, fAloSap1.pri, whole genome shotgun sequence and includes:
- the ogt.1 gene encoding UDP-N-acetylglucosamine--peptide N-acetylglucosaminyltransferase 110 kDa subunit isoform X6, encoding MASSVGNVADSTGLAELAHREYQSGDFEAAERHCMQLWRQEPDNTGVLLLLSSIHFQCRRLDRSAHFSTLAIKQNPMLAEAYSNLGNVYKERGQLQEAIEHYRHALRLKPDFIDGYINLAAALVAAGDMEGAVQAYVSALQYNPDLYCVRSDLGNLLKALGRLEEAKACYLKAIETQPNFAVAWSNLGCVFNAQGEIWLAIHHFEKAVTLDPNFLDAYINLGNVLKEARIFDRAVAGYLRALSLSPNHAVVHGNLACVYYEQGLIDLAIDTYRRAIELQPHFPDAYCNLANALKEKGNVSEAEECYNTALRLCPTHADSLNNLANIKREQGNIEEAVQLYRKALEVFPEFAAAHSNLASVLQQQGKLQEALMHYKEAIRISPTFADAYSNMGNTLKEMQDVQGALQCYTRAIQINPAFADAHSNLASIHKDSGNIPEAIASYRTALKLKPDFPDAYCNLAHCLQIVCDWTDYDERMKKLVSIVADQLDKNRLPSVHPHHSMLYPLSHGFRKAIAERHGNLCLDKINALHKPPYEHPKDLKASNGRLRLGYVSSDFGNHPTSHLMQSIPGMHNPEKFEVFCYALSPDDSTNFRVKVMAETNHFTDLSQIPCNGKAADRIHQDGIHILVNMNGYTKGARNELFALRPAPIQAMWLGYPGTSGAPFMDYIVTDKDTSPLEVAEQYSEKLAYMPNTFFIGDHANMFPHLKKKAVIDFKSNGHIFDNRIVLNGIDLKAFLDSLPDVKVVKQMECDGQETTDNNAAISMPVIPMNTAAEAIINMINQGQIQVTINGFTVSNGLATTQINNKAATGEEVPRTITVTTRSQYGLPEDSIVYCNFNQLYKIDPPTLQMWANILKRVPNSVLWLLRFPAVGEPNIQQYAQNMGLPAARIIFSPVAPKEEHVRRGQLADVCLDTPLCNGHTTGMDVLWAGTPMVTMPGETLASRVAASQLTCLGCLELIAQSRQEYEDVAVKLGTDMEYLKKVRGRVWKQRVCSPLFNTKQYTIDLEKLYLQMWEHHSIGNKPEHMVTSQPIEASETA
- the ogt.1 gene encoding UDP-N-acetylglucosamine--peptide N-acetylglucosaminyltransferase 110 kDa subunit isoform X2; translation: MASSVGNVADSTEPTKRMLSFQGLAELAHREYQSGDFEAAERHCMQLWRQEPDNTGVLLLLSSIHFQCRRLDRSAHFSTLAIKQNPMLAEAYSNLGNVYKERGQLQEAIEHYRHALRLKPDFIDGYINLAAALVAAGDMEGAVQAYVSALQYNPDLYCVRSDLGNLLKALGRLEEAKACYLKAIETQPNFAVAWSNLGCVFNAQGEIWLAIHHFEKAVTLDPNFLDAYINLGNVLKEARIFDRAVAGYLRALSLSPNHAVVHGNLACVYYEQGLIDLAIDTYRRAIELQPHFPDAYCNLANALKEKGNVSEAEECYNTALRLCPTHADSLNNLANIKREQGNIEEAVQLYRKALEVFPEFAAAHSNLASVLQQQGKLQEALMHYKEAIRISPTFADAYSNMGNTLKEMQDVQGALQCYTRAIQINPAFADAHSNLASIHKDSGNIPEAIASYRTALKLKPDFPDAYCNLAHCLQIVCDWTDYDERMKKLVSIVADQLDKNRLPSVHPHHSMLYPLSHGFRKAIAERHGNLCLDKINALHKPPYEHPKDLKASNGRLRLGYVSSDFGNHPTSHLMQSIPGMHNPEKFEVFCYALSPDDSTNFRVKVMAETNHFTDLSQANLPLVSLQIPCNGKAADRIHQDGIHILVNMNGYTKGARNELFALRPAPIQAMWLGYPGTSGAPFMDYIVTDKDTSPLEVAEQYSEKLAYMPNTFFIGDHANMFPHLKKKAVIDFKSNGHIFDNRIVLNGIDLKAFLDSLPDVKVVKMECDGQETTDNNAAISMPVIPMNTAAEAIINMINQGQIQVTINGFTVSNGLATTQINNKAATGEEVPRTITVTTRSQYGLPEDSIVYCNFNQLYKIDPPTLQMWANILKRVPNSVLWLLRFPAVGEPNIQQYAQNMGLPAARIIFSPVAPKEEHVRRGQLADVCLDTPLCNGHTTGMDVLWAGTPMVTMPGETLASRVAASQLTCLGCLELIAQSRQEYEDVAVKLGTDMEYLKKVRGRVWKQRVCSPLFNTKQYTIDLEKLYLQMWEHHSIGNKPEHMVTSQPIEASETA
- the ogt.1 gene encoding UDP-N-acetylglucosamine--peptide N-acetylglucosaminyltransferase 110 kDa subunit isoform X7, which encodes MASSVGNVADSTGLAELAHREYQSGDFEAAERHCMQLWRQEPDNTGVLLLLSSIHFQCRRLDRSAHFSTLAIKQNPMLAEAYSNLGNVYKERGQLQEAIEHYRHALRLKPDFIDGYINLAAALVAAGDMEGAVQAYVSALQYNPDLYCVRSDLGNLLKALGRLEEAKACYLKAIETQPNFAVAWSNLGCVFNAQGEIWLAIHHFEKAVTLDPNFLDAYINLGNVLKEARIFDRAVAGYLRALSLSPNHAVVHGNLACVYYEQGLIDLAIDTYRRAIELQPHFPDAYCNLANALKEKGNVSEAEECYNTALRLCPTHADSLNNLANIKREQGNIEEAVQLYRKALEVFPEFAAAHSNLASVLQQQGKLQEALMHYKEAIRISPTFADAYSNMGNTLKEMQDVQGALQCYTRAIQINPAFADAHSNLASIHKDSGNIPEAIASYRTALKLKPDFPDAYCNLAHCLQIVCDWTDYDERMKKLVSIVADQLDKNRLPSVHPHHSMLYPLSHGFRKAIAERHGNLCLDKINALHKPPYEHPKDLKASNGRLRLGYVSSDFGNHPTSHLMQSIPGMHNPEKFEVFCYALSPDDSTNFRVKVMAETNHFTDLSQIPCNGKAADRIHQDGIHILVNMNGYTKGARNELFALRPAPIQAMWLGYPGTSGAPFMDYIVTDKDTSPLEVAEQYSEKLAYMPNTFFIGDHANMFPHLKKKAVIDFKSNGHIFDNRIVLNGIDLKAFLDSLPDVKVVKMECDGQETTDNNAAISMPVIPMNTAAEAIINMINQGQIQVTINGFTVSNGLATTQINNKAATGEEVPRTITVTTRSQYGLPEDSIVYCNFNQLYKIDPPTLQMWANILKRVPNSVLWLLRFPAVGEPNIQQYAQNMGLPAARIIFSPVAPKEEHVRRGQLADVCLDTPLCNGHTTGMDVLWAGTPMVTMPGETLASRVAASQLTCLGCLELIAQSRQEYEDVAVKLGTDMEYLKKVRGRVWKQRVCSPLFNTKQYTIDLEKLYLQMWEHHSIGNKPEHMVTSQPIEASETA